The Plectropomus leopardus isolate mb chromosome 2, YSFRI_Pleo_2.0, whole genome shotgun sequence genome has a window encoding:
- the LOC121953068 gene encoding RNA-binding motif, single-stranded-interacting protein 2-like isoform X2, with amino-acid sequence MLLSVPPRAGINPYNGYNSRNSKKQAYVSSGHQMAPPSPNTNSSSNSSGGGEQLSKTNLYIRGLHPGTTDQDLVKLCQPYGKIVSTKAILDKTTNKCKGYGFVDFDSPAAAQKAVTALKSSGVQAQMAKQQEQDPTNLYISNLPVSMDEQELESMLKSFGQVISTRILRDANGTSRGVGFARMESTEKCEAIIQHFNGKFIKTPPGVPVPTEPLLCKFADGGQKKRQNQGKYLHNGRPWARDGDAGGMTLAYDPTALQNGFYSSPYSLAPNRMIAQTSLSPYMHSPVSSYQVHSPSWMHHQSYLMQPAGTVLTPTMDHAMSIQPTSMMGPLAQQLSHLSLGSTGTENGGQQQQVAMETPAEHTNYSYQHTK; translated from the exons CAGGCCTATGTGTCCTCCGGCCATCAGATGGCGCCCCCCAGTCCCAACACCAACAGTAGCAGCAATAGCAGTGGGGGAGGGGAACAGCTGAGTAAAACTAATCTCTACATCCGCGGCCTCCATCCAGGGACCACAGACCAAGACCTGGTCAAGCTATGCCAACC GTATGGCAAGATTGTGTCGACCAAGGCCATCTTggacaaaacaaccaacaaatgTAAAG gaTATGGCTTTGTGGACTTTGATagtccagcagcagcacagaaagcTGTTACAGCTCTGAAGTCCAGTGGGGTCCAGGCTCAGATGGCCAAA CAACAAGAGCAGGACCCCACCAACCTCTACATCTCCAACCTGCCAGTGTCTATGGATGAGCAGGAGCTGGAGAGCATGCTCAAGTCCTTTGGCCAGGTCATTTCCACACGCATCCTCCGAGATGCTAACGGGACCAGCCGCGGCGTGGGATTTGCCAG AATGGAATCCACGGAGAAGTGCGAAGCCATAATACAGCATTTCAACGGCAAATTCATCAAGACTCCACCGGGAGTGCCTG TGCCCACAGAGCCCTTATTATGTAAGTTTGCAGACGGAGGCCAGAAGAAGAGGCAGAACCAGGGGAAGTACCTCCACAATGGAAGGCCCTGGGCTAGAGATGGAGATGCT GGAGGAATGACGCTTGCGTATGACCCCACAGCCTTACAAAATGG CTTCTACTCCTCACCCTACAGTCTGGCTCCAAACCGAATGAtcgcccagacttccctctcacCTTACATGCATTCTCCTGTCTCATCCTACCAG GTACACAGCCCGTCCTGGATGCACCATCAGTCATACCTCATGCAGCCAGCT GGTACAGTTCTTACCCCAACAATGGATCACGCCATGTCCATCCAGCCCACATCCATGATGGGACCTCTTGCCCAGCAGCTAAGCCACCTGTCCTTGGGCAGCACAGGCACA gaaaatggTGGTCAACAGCAACAGGTTGCCATGGAGACTCCCGCAGAACACACAAACTACTCATACCAACACACCAAGTAA
- the LOC121953068 gene encoding RNA-binding motif, single-stranded-interacting protein 2-like isoform X1: MLLSVPPRAGINPYNGYNSRNSKKQAYVSSGHQMAPPSPNTNSSSNSSGGGEQLSKTNLYIRGLHPGTTDQDLVKLCQPYGKIVSTKAILDKTTNKCKGYGFVDFDSPAAAQKAVTALKSSGVQAQMAKQQEQDPTNLYISNLPVSMDEQELESMLKSFGQVISTRILRDANGTSRGVGFARMESTEKCEAIIQHFNGKFIKTPPGVPVPTEPLLCKFADGGQKKRQNQGKYLHNGRPWARDGDAGGMTLAYDPTALQNGFYSSPYSLAPNRMIAQTSLSPYMHSPVSSYQVHSPSWMHHQSYLMQPAGTVLTPTMDHAMSIQPTSMMGPLAQQLSHLSLGSTGTYIPANTTMQGTYIPQYTPVPPSSVPVEENGGQQQQVAMETPAEHTNYSYQHTK; the protein is encoded by the exons CAGGCCTATGTGTCCTCCGGCCATCAGATGGCGCCCCCCAGTCCCAACACCAACAGTAGCAGCAATAGCAGTGGGGGAGGGGAACAGCTGAGTAAAACTAATCTCTACATCCGCGGCCTCCATCCAGGGACCACAGACCAAGACCTGGTCAAGCTATGCCAACC GTATGGCAAGATTGTGTCGACCAAGGCCATCTTggacaaaacaaccaacaaatgTAAAG gaTATGGCTTTGTGGACTTTGATagtccagcagcagcacagaaagcTGTTACAGCTCTGAAGTCCAGTGGGGTCCAGGCTCAGATGGCCAAA CAACAAGAGCAGGACCCCACCAACCTCTACATCTCCAACCTGCCAGTGTCTATGGATGAGCAGGAGCTGGAGAGCATGCTCAAGTCCTTTGGCCAGGTCATTTCCACACGCATCCTCCGAGATGCTAACGGGACCAGCCGCGGCGTGGGATTTGCCAG AATGGAATCCACGGAGAAGTGCGAAGCCATAATACAGCATTTCAACGGCAAATTCATCAAGACTCCACCGGGAGTGCCTG TGCCCACAGAGCCCTTATTATGTAAGTTTGCAGACGGAGGCCAGAAGAAGAGGCAGAACCAGGGGAAGTACCTCCACAATGGAAGGCCCTGGGCTAGAGATGGAGATGCT GGAGGAATGACGCTTGCGTATGACCCCACAGCCTTACAAAATGG CTTCTACTCCTCACCCTACAGTCTGGCTCCAAACCGAATGAtcgcccagacttccctctcacCTTACATGCATTCTCCTGTCTCATCCTACCAG GTACACAGCCCGTCCTGGATGCACCATCAGTCATACCTCATGCAGCCAGCT GGTACAGTTCTTACCCCAACAATGGATCACGCCATGTCCATCCAGCCCACATCCATGATGGGACCTCTTGCCCAGCAGCTAAGCCACCTGTCCTTGGGCAGCACAGGCACA TATATTCCGGCCAACACAACTATGCAGGGGACCTACATCCCCCAGTACACCCCAGTGCCTCCCTCCAGTGTCCCAGTAGAG gaaaatggTGGTCAACAGCAACAGGTTGCCATGGAGACTCCCGCAGAACACACAAACTACTCATACCAACACACCAAGTAA
- the faim2b gene encoding fas apoptotic inhibitory molecule 2b: MKKGKQVNDDKEPPTYQEATAGYDEMEAQFAWDDKTIRRTFIRKVYAILLVQLLVTVAIVGLFSFCAPVRYFIQTHPGLYMASYLMFFATYIALSCCGELRRQFPWNVILLVLFTLSMAFMMGFVSSFYNTKSVVLCLGITALVCLSVTIFSFQSKVDVTSCQGVLFSLCMVMLLCAITLSIVVPFGYVPWLHALYAVGGAILFTLFLAFDTQMLLGNKRYTISPEEYIFATLSIYLDIIYLFSFLLQIMGGGRE, translated from the exons atgAAGAAAGGAAAG CAGGTGAACGATGACAAGGAGCCCCCCACTTATCAGGAGGCGACTGCAG GCTATGACGAGATGGAGGCCCAGTTCGCCTGGGACGACAAGACCATCAGGCGAACCTTTATCAGAAAG GTCTACGCCATTCTCTTAGTTCAGCTGTTAGTGACAGTGGCTATTGTTGGCCTCTTCTCATTTTG CGCACCTGTGAGGTATTTCATTCAGACTCATCCAGGCTTGTACATGGCATCTTA tctCATGTTCTTTGCCACCTACATCGCGCTGTCCTGCTGTGGCGAGCTGAG GAGGCAGTTTCCGTGGAATGTTATTTTGTTAGTTCTCTTT ACATTGAGCATGGCTTTCATGATGGGATTTGTGTCAAG cTTTTACAACACGAAATCGGTGGTTTTGTGTCTGGGAATCACAGCTCTagtgtgtctctctgtcaccaTCTTCAGCTTCCAGAGCAAG GTTGATGTCACATCTTGTCAGGGTGTCCTGTTTTCTTTATGCATGGTCATGCTTCTCTGTGCCATCACCCTCTCCATTGTTGTCCCGTTTGGTTAT GTTCCCTGGTTACACGCCCTTTATGCTGTGGGAGGAGCCATCCTCTTTACTCTG TTCCTGGCGTTTGACACCCAAATGCTTTTAGGGAATAAGCGCTACACTATAAGTCCAGAGGAATATATTTTTGCCACCCTCAGCATCTACCTGGACATCATCTACCTGTTCAGCTTCCTGCTACAGATCATGGGAGGGGGCCGCGAGTAA